A region from the Spirochaetae bacterium HGW-Spirochaetae-1 genome encodes:
- a CDS encoding sodium:proton antiporter, translating to MYITPLFVSAYAEKGHETVKIEHAASDASHGEHNAEKSAVSHGGHGAPHLDGKTLKLFWAIPFLGILLSIALFPLLAPHFWHHHYGKVSLFWGLLFFGAFSVSFGPGMSFFYLLEVYLLEFFPFIILLLALFTVAGGIRLKGELAGSPKVNVILILIGTFLASWMGTTGAAMLLIRPVLRANAWRKYKVHVVVFFIFLVANIGGSLTPLGDPPLFLGFLKGVDFFWTTIHMLPSMLVAIAALIVIFFIMDTILYKKETEKPAKNPNGEKLALEGKANIFLIPLIPVAVLISSMDLGTAFTFHYVALPVASLAQMVLLLIITFVSLKITKKEVRTKNEFSWEPIIEVGKLFATIFITMVPPIAMLKAGADGPMGAIIRSLTDSNGEFINANFFWATGALSSFLDNAPTYLVFFNTAGGNALNLMGTHAQTLLAISAGAVFMGANTYIGNAPNFMVKSIAEEAGVPMPSFFGYMIKYSIPILIPTFILITLIFF from the coding sequence ATGTATATCACGCCATTGTTTGTATCAGCTTATGCTGAAAAAGGCCATGAAACGGTAAAAATAGAGCATGCAGCCTCTGATGCCTCTCATGGAGAACATAATGCCGAAAAGTCAGCCGTGAGCCACGGTGGACACGGTGCGCCGCACTTAGATGGAAAAACCCTGAAATTATTCTGGGCAATCCCCTTCCTGGGAATACTGCTTTCCATCGCCCTGTTTCCGCTCCTGGCGCCCCATTTCTGGCACCATCATTACGGGAAAGTCTCCCTTTTCTGGGGACTGCTGTTTTTCGGCGCCTTCAGCGTAAGTTTCGGCCCGGGTATGAGCTTCTTCTACCTGCTGGAAGTATACCTGCTGGAATTCTTCCCCTTTATCATCCTGCTCCTGGCTCTTTTCACCGTTGCCGGTGGAATCCGTCTCAAGGGTGAACTGGCGGGCTCACCGAAAGTGAATGTAATCCTGATCCTCATCGGAACCTTTCTGGCAAGCTGGATGGGAACCACGGGAGCGGCCATGCTCCTTATCAGGCCTGTTCTCCGGGCCAATGCCTGGCGGAAATACAAGGTCCACGTGGTTGTTTTCTTTATATTTCTCGTTGCCAATATCGGCGGCTCCCTCACCCCCCTGGGCGATCCCCCCCTGTTCCTGGGCTTTCTGAAGGGCGTTGATTTCTTCTGGACCACTATTCACATGCTTCCGTCGATGCTCGTTGCCATTGCCGCTCTCATCGTGATTTTTTTCATAATGGATACCATCCTCTACAAAAAAGAAACGGAAAAACCGGCGAAGAATCCCAATGGTGAAAAACTGGCACTGGAAGGAAAGGCAAACATCTTCCTCATTCCTCTCATTCCCGTGGCGGTTCTCATTTCCAGCATGGACCTGGGTACGGCCTTCACATTCCATTACGTGGCCCTTCCCGTCGCTTCCCTGGCCCAGATGGTCCTTCTCCTTATTATAACTTTTGTTTCACTGAAGATCACGAAGAAAGAAGTACGGACAAAGAACGAATTCAGCTGGGAACCCATCATTGAAGTGGGGAAACTATTCGCCACCATATTCATCACCATGGTGCCCCCCATTGCCATGCTCAAAGCCGGCGCCGACGGTCCCATGGGAGCCATTATCAGGAGCCTCACCGATTCCAACGGCGAGTTCATCAATGCTAACTTCTTCTGGGCCACGGGAGCGCTCTCCAGTTTCCTGGATAACGCGCCCACATACCTGGTATTTTTCAACACGGCCGGAGGCAACGCGCTGAATCTAATGGGCACACACGCACAGACCCTTCTGGCCATCAGCGCCGGCGCCGTATTCATGGGAGCCAATACCTATATTGGAAACGCGCCCAATTTCATGGTTAAATCCATTGCTGAAGAGGCGGGCGTACCAATGCCCAGTTTCTTCGGATACATGATCAAATATTCCATTCCCATTCTGATACCGACATTTATTCTTATTACGTTGATATTCTTTTAA
- a CDS encoding 5-methyltetrahydrofolate--homocysteine methyltransferase, translated as MNFKEKLLTPEPIIIDGGMGSLLFQKIPGYAGSFELLNVEKPEILQDIHRQYFEAGSELVETNTFGGSIIKLAEYGLDHRCAEINEAGAALARKVADEYNGFVGGSVGPTGRLIEPMGETPAEEIYKSYAEQMIGLERGGAHVIAIETMNDIQEAKLALMAARDNTSLPVICSMTFEENGKTMTGTDMLTAFSTLSEYGAQVVGANCSMGPAAMVKIFQDNIQALSRLGIPLSVWSNAGLPEMIDGRTVYRLSADSFAASSLELADMGVKVIGGCCGTTPEHIAALKKAVSGKTFSPRRYERSYSYITSRSKVLDLEKHRGLILLGERLNPTARKKFAEDLREGRQTFLRAESRKQVEEGAHILDINVGVPSIDETTAMNRSIITLSSTVDVPLMIDSDNAEVIERALLTYPGIPIVNSINGKEKSIRTVIPLLKRFGCFVVALCLDDSGVHQDAEKRIAAGQRLLDTLHSEGIDLSRVFVDPLILAESAEPGSALETLKVIEYFSKKGIKTSIGLSNISFGLPQRKHINTVFLNLALARGLTAAIINPSAVRIIDQYSTEEQLALEFLEGSDPGAARYIAHFRESSAVESGASPGSAAQRNSIEQIFYAVVEGNVDDIEEQVRTALKEHDPPSIMNQGLLRALEKVGELYSTGEYFLPQMIASANTMKKGFNILKPLLAGESAEKRGKVVICTVKGDIHDIGKNIVAMMMENHGFEVRDLGKDVPAETIIQAARDISADLICLSSLLTTTMNEMRNISELLKEAKLDIPLLVGGAVVNEEYAKSIGAHYGKDAVDGVNKAKSLMAR; from the coding sequence ATGAATTTCAAAGAAAAACTCCTGACGCCGGAACCAATTATCATAGACGGTGGGATGGGCTCCCTGCTCTTCCAGAAAATCCCGGGCTACGCGGGGTCCTTTGAGCTCCTTAACGTAGAAAAGCCTGAAATTCTTCAGGATATTCACCGCCAATACTTTGAAGCGGGGTCAGAGCTGGTGGAAACCAACACCTTCGGCGGCAGCATCATCAAGCTTGCTGAATATGGCCTGGACCATCGCTGTGCAGAGATCAACGAAGCAGGCGCCGCCCTGGCCCGCAAGGTAGCCGATGAGTATAACGGCTTCGTGGGAGGCTCCGTAGGTCCCACGGGAAGGCTCATCGAACCCATGGGAGAAACCCCGGCGGAAGAAATATACAAGTCCTACGCGGAACAGATGATCGGCCTGGAGCGGGGCGGAGCTCATGTGATCGCCATCGAAACCATGAATGACATCCAGGAGGCGAAGCTGGCCCTCATGGCTGCCCGGGACAACACGTCCCTGCCGGTCATCTGCAGCATGACTTTTGAGGAAAACGGGAAAACCATGACGGGAACCGACATGCTCACGGCTTTTTCCACCCTGTCAGAGTACGGCGCCCAAGTAGTGGGAGCCAACTGCAGCATGGGCCCTGCCGCCATGGTGAAAATTTTCCAGGATAACATACAGGCCCTCTCGCGGCTGGGAATCCCTCTCAGCGTCTGGTCCAATGCCGGGCTTCCCGAGATGATCGACGGACGCACGGTGTACCGGCTCTCGGCCGATTCCTTTGCCGCATCCTCCCTGGAGCTGGCCGATATGGGCGTCAAGGTAATAGGCGGATGCTGCGGAACCACACCGGAGCACATCGCGGCCCTGAAAAAGGCCGTATCGGGAAAAACCTTTTCACCGCGCCGGTATGAACGCTCATACAGTTACATCACGAGCAGAAGCAAAGTGCTGGACCTGGAAAAACACCGGGGGCTCATTCTCCTGGGCGAACGGCTCAATCCCACGGCACGCAAGAAATTCGCCGAGGATCTCCGGGAGGGACGCCAGACCTTCCTGCGCGCCGAATCGCGCAAGCAGGTAGAAGAAGGCGCCCATATACTGGACATCAATGTTGGCGTTCCCTCTATCGATGAAACGACGGCAATGAACCGATCCATTATAACGCTCAGTTCCACCGTGGACGTGCCCCTCATGATTGACTCAGATAATGCTGAGGTCATCGAACGGGCGCTCCTGACCTATCCGGGGATACCAATCGTCAATTCCATCAACGGAAAGGAAAAGAGCATCAGGACCGTTATTCCCCTTTTAAAGCGATTTGGCTGTTTTGTCGTGGCCCTGTGTCTTGACGACTCGGGCGTACACCAGGATGCTGAAAAACGTATCGCCGCCGGCCAGCGTCTTCTGGATACGCTTCATTCCGAAGGCATAGACCTGAGCCGTGTTTTTGTGGACCCGCTGATCCTGGCCGAAAGCGCCGAACCGGGCAGCGCCCTGGAAACGCTAAAAGTTATTGAATATTTTTCAAAAAAGGGTATCAAAACCTCCATCGGCCTCAGCAACATATCCTTCGGCCTGCCCCAGAGAAAACACATCAATACCGTGTTCCTCAACCTGGCCCTGGCCAGGGGACTCACGGCGGCCATCATCAACCCCTCGGCTGTGCGTATCATAGACCAATACAGTACCGAGGAGCAACTCGCCCTGGAATTCCTGGAAGGCAGTGATCCCGGCGCAGCCCGGTACATTGCCCATTTCCGTGAATCATCGGCGGTGGAAAGCGGCGCATCCCCGGGTTCGGCGGCACAGAGGAACAGTATCGAACAGATATTTTATGCCGTGGTTGAAGGTAATGTCGATGATATTGAAGAACAGGTACGGACGGCGCTGAAGGAGCATGATCCGCCATCGATCATGAACCAGGGCCTGCTCAGGGCTCTGGAAAAAGTGGGAGAGCTCTACAGCACGGGGGAATATTTCCTCCCGCAGATGATTGCCTCGGCCAATACCATGAAAAAAGGCTTTAATATCCTGAAGCCCCTTCTGGCGGGAGAATCGGCGGAGAAGCGGGGAAAGGTCGTCATATGCACGGTAAAGGGCGATATTCACGATATCGGGAAAAACATCGTGGCCATGATGATGGAAAATCACGGCTTTGAGGTCCGGGACCTGGGCAAGGATGTCCCCGCTGAAACAATAATCCAGGCGGCCAGGGATATCAGCGCTGACCTTATCTGTCTCAGCTCCCTGCTTACCACAACCATGAATGAAATGAGGAATATCAGCGAACTTCTCAAAGAAGCAAAGCTCGATATTCCCTTGCTCGTGGGCGGCGCCGTGGTTAATGAAGAATATGCGAAATCGATTGGCGCCCATTACGGAAAAGATGCCGTTGACGGTGTTAACAAGGCCAAGTCGCTCATGGCCCGATGA